In Bacillus horti, the following proteins share a genomic window:
- a CDS encoding response regulator transcription factor, translating to MPRVLIIEDEVSIAELERDYLEVHGFASDIATSAEEGLSKVKSQSYDLILLDIMLPGMDGLELCKQLRESLDMDIPILMVTARKEDIDKIRGLDRGADDYIVKPFNPNELVARIKAHVSRYERLVQRGKEINVIQVDGLVIEQDSRRVLLHGEEKTFTAKEFDLLAFLATHPNRVFSKDHLFERIWGYDSMGDLTTVTVHIRKIREKIERTPSAPTFIETIWGVGYRFKKK from the coding sequence ATGCCCAGAGTTTTAATTATTGAGGACGAAGTAAGCATTGCAGAATTAGAAAGGGATTACCTAGAGGTTCATGGCTTTGCTAGTGACATAGCTACCTCTGCAGAGGAAGGACTTAGTAAGGTTAAATCACAATCCTATGATCTGATCCTCCTTGATATTATGCTTCCGGGAATGGATGGTCTTGAACTGTGTAAGCAGCTCAGAGAATCTTTAGATATGGATATCCCCATCCTTATGGTAACAGCACGCAAAGAGGATATTGATAAAATACGTGGCCTTGATCGAGGGGCAGATGATTATATAGTAAAGCCCTTTAATCCAAATGAGCTTGTAGCTAGGATTAAAGCCCATGTCTCAAGGTATGAACGATTAGTTCAGCGGGGTAAAGAAATAAATGTTATTCAGGTGGATGGACTTGTGATTGAACAGGACTCAAGGCGGGTTTTGCTGCATGGAGAGGAAAAGACCTTTACCGCTAAGGAGTTTGATTTGTTAGCTTTTCTAGCTACACACCCAAATAGGGTTTTTAGTAAAGATCACCTTTTTGAGCGTATTTGGGGCTATGACTCAATGGGAGACCTAACAACAGTAACAGTGCATATTAGAAAAATTAGAGAAAAAATAGAGAGAACTCCTTCTGCGCCAACGTTTATAGAGACGATTTGGGGTGTGGGATATCGCTTTAAGAAAAAGTGA
- a CDS encoding DUF5957 family protein, producing MKSVLLAVGGFIAGYFLGSFLLRSLFILGFNMSALPLIFKLFPYFSGILLACLLPLIDSGRKKRSGD from the coding sequence ATGAAATCTGTTCTGTTGGCCGTTGGAGGGTTTATTGCTGGATATTTTTTAGGCAGCTTTCTATTAAGGTCACTGTTTATTTTAGGGTTCAATATGTCTGCATTACCACTGATTTTTAAGCTTTTCCCTTATTTTAGCGGAATCCTGTTGGCTTGTTTATTACCTCTAATAGACTCGGGACGAAAAAAGAGAAGTGGAGACTAA
- a CDS encoding DUF6220 domain-containing protein, with protein sequence MKATGRWLYVVFAVLFFLCVLVQFFLAGMAIFEGGQYWRSHQSLVHLFGLNVPIFMLLTAFIGHARSNDYLYIIALFVLTICMYVTANAGALHGYMGALHPVLGTVLALVSGLTVYHSITLALNKR encoded by the coding sequence ATGAAAGCTACAGGTCGTTGGCTCTATGTTGTTTTTGCGGTTCTATTTTTTCTTTGTGTTTTGGTCCAGTTTTTTCTTGCAGGTATGGCCATTTTTGAAGGAGGGCAATATTGGAGAAGTCATCAGTCCCTTGTCCATCTATTCGGTTTAAATGTCCCCATTTTTATGCTGCTTACTGCTTTTATAGGCCATGCACGATCAAATGATTACCTCTACATCATAGCATTATTTGTTTTAACTATTTGCATGTATGTAACAGCCAATGCAGGAGCTTTGCATGGGTATATGGGAGCCCTTCATCCCGTATTAGGTACAGTGTTAGCGCTCGTTTCTGGATTAACTGTCTATCATTCCATAACGTTAGCGTTAAATAAACGGTAA
- a CDS encoding AbrB/MazE/SpoVT family DNA-binding domain-containing protein — translation MAVKNMERKITKIGRSIGVTFPLDMLKAAGLKPGDIVSIEQKGEEIILRKSRKIELPEGIDQDFFDLFEETYQEYEETIKGLVDR, via the coding sequence ATGGCGGTGAAAAATATGGAAAGAAAAATAACGAAAATTGGACGCAGTATTGGTGTCACCTTTCCATTAGATATGTTAAAAGCGGCAGGGCTAAAGCCTGGGGATATCGTTTCAATTGAACAAAAAGGTGAAGAAATCATTTTGCGAAAAAGCCGTAAAATTGAATTACCGGAAGGTATTGATCAAGACTTTTTTGATCTATTCGAAGAAACTTATCAGGAGTACGAAGAAACGATTAAAGGATTAGTCGATCGATAA
- a CDS encoding type II toxin-antitoxin system death-on-curing family toxin, whose product MRYLTEKEVIVINQLIIMKSSPSEQIGIKDAKLLNSAIHRPQQSVFGEDAYHSIYEKAAALFQSLAMNHPFHNANKRTAFMSLNIFLKKNRFDFVMDTKQAEDFTVDLVNKKYSFEEIASIIEQHAVHRNDH is encoded by the coding sequence ATGAGATATTTAACGGAAAAAGAAGTGATTGTCATCAACCAACTCATCATTATGAAATCAAGCCCATCTGAACAAATAGGTATTAAAGATGCAAAATTATTGAATTCTGCAATCCATCGGCCACAACAATCCGTTTTCGGTGAAGATGCATACCACTCAATATATGAAAAAGCAGCGGCTTTGTTTCAGTCACTAGCAATGAATCACCCATTTCACAACGCTAATAAAAGAACAGCTTTTATGTCCTTGAACATCTTTCTAAAGAAAAACAGATTTGATTTCGTAATGGACACTAAACAAGCAGAAGACTTCACGGTTGATCTCGTCAATAAAAAATATTCATTTGAAGAAATTGCATCCATTATCGAACAGCATGCGGTGCATAGAAATGATCATTGA